The genomic region GGTGGTTAAACTTACACAGAGTGAACCTCAATGAATTTCGAGAAGGCAAATATGCAACATCCATGAAAAGCCAGTAACATTTAGTAAGTTTATATGACTTTGTAAGTATTGATGTGTTGGGGTGTCTGAATCCAGACACCTTGGGATATCTGGACGTGCCTGGGGTCAACTGGGTACTCTGGTCAGAATGGTTCAAATTTAGATAAGAAAATCTCATACAATCAATCAAACTGAGTTAATGGTTCTCTTGATATGAGAATATAGACTATATCTGATTCTAGGagcaaaatgaaatcataatgCCTAAGAAAATGAAGACTGTGTGTCTAAAGCATGACTTGTTTGGTAAATGATAagattaggaaaatataaaagaaaaaaaaaacccctctttTTCTAGAAAGACTGACCCTGGTCTATGACTAGAAGTTCAAAGTTCCAATTcaatattaaatacatttcataaaatttccAATGTGAAGCAGAAACTGGGTTCATTAACTAAAACAATTCTACAAAAGGGCAATATTGCTCTGATGGGATTGTTAACgctacagactttttttttttatttaagagacagcATGGACTTCATACATATCCATTATCAGTGCTTCGAAAACCAAACAACTTTAAAAGTTAGCAGCAGTTTCTGCAAgtacaaaaatacacatttattacatTACATATGGTAGTAAAATTTGTCAAGATATATTATACAAACTCAAAGCATTTTAGATAAAGCATCAGTCTAATATATTATAGATTGACAGAGTATAATAAAATGACACGTAGTCTGTCTTCCAATCATACAATATAATACTTTACAGCAATATTAACAAACTATTCACATTAAGTATTACAGGAGTATCTAAGGGAACACAAGAGAATAGGAATGGTTATGGAAAACCTCAGCATCTATTTTCTTCTATGATTCAAATTGGGTGGATAATTTTCTACCCAaccatatgaaagaaaaaaaggagagaactaTTATTTTGTTAAGTGGAGAAACAAGTTCTTCCAGAAAGACACTCCAAGCCGTAAGAACTTTTTTCACATCTTGCAGTTCCGACAGTAGTATGCCCTAAGGGTAAGGGGAACGAATCCCTGTTGCCTTTATATATTATACCACAAAAGATGCATATGGACACTCAGGAGTCTAAATATAGGAGTGGCTGTTTATAAGGTAAAATCTACTTCACATCTGTGACTGAGATGGCCAGTGTCATGAAGGAGCTCTTTGGATACAGAGTTCTGAGAGTTAATTACAATGCTTAGGGCCAACAGGGCCATGTCCCGTAGAGGTAGGTAGCACGTATAGCTAATACTGAAAGGACTTCTACTTTAcagaaaacattattattattattttttctataactGAAAAAATGCAACCTTTAGGACAACAGGGAAAGAACATTTGACATGAAAGTTTTCTAGTggctaagaaaaataatttggtataAGTTAGTTTGTGGGAGAAAGGTCCATCTAATGGTGAACTAAAGAGGCCAAATGGGTTCTAAGCAACTTCTTATAAGGAAGTAGTTACAACGAAGGAAGATGCACACCCACTCCTGATTCTATCCCTCCTTACTGGCTGGTGGGGCCTCGCCAATCCACAGAGATGACCCAGGGGGTATACTGGTATAATCTTTAAGGCAAGAGAGGGGAGAAGTATTCATGGATATGAGATAAACTAATGCAATATAAACCATGAATCATCTGggacaaaaatatgtaaaacttcTGCACGTGAGGAAATCCAAAGCCAATGACTGTCTGAGAAGGCCTGACTGCTGCTTTGGTGGGCGTTCCATTCTGTGACTCTTTATAACCTGCCAACTTAAAATTACTCAACTGCCAATGACAATCAGAAAAGGGACAATTTATCAGTAATTTTTCTGGCTGGCTAATCTAAGAGGCAGGGctatagaaaaacatttttcagcaAAGAGGAGCATGCTTTGGTCACATGCTGGCAACAACTTCATGTAACAGAGAAAGGACTGGTGTGGCGATCTTTTCCTCCACACTAAGACAGCGAATGCTGTCAGGAGGTCACCTTCTAATAGGAAAAGTTtcatttctggagaatgtccctAGCACAGGCACCTTTGAAAAGGATACCGAAATGAGCaacctttccttctttctcctcagaGCTCTATGTCCTGGAGCCTTTGCAGAGCAGTGGAACaccaatggaaaaataaatcaatgaacacAACCAACAAATAAACTATGATACTCATGGCTGTTGAATCATTCTACTTTATTCCATTCTAGCTGCATCGATGGGCTGATTCCTGGAATCTTCCTGTGAGGGCGTGTGACTACAGAATGTCACAGAAATGCCTACTAGCTTGGATTCAGGGAAACGTTTTACATGATTTCCTTCAATACTagacatgctttctttttttttttttttaatactttgattAGTGGCATTTTTCTTGCGTAGTTATTAAAAACATTCCGTGGAATGTGGATGTTTCTCTGcacccttcccctctctccacagtCCTTATTCTTCACTCATGATATCCTGGCCTTTTCAGGATACTAATCTCATGTAAGGCATGTCTCCTCTACAGAAGATGTTTTCTCTGGCTCTCTGCTAATACCTCTAAAAACACATGATGGGACCGATCCCAGGCTCTAATAAGGAAAAGCCTCCCAAACAGGTGATGAAATTTTTTAGTCTAAACTTTTTGTCAAATGGTCTCAATAAAGAGAATTCTTTTGTTGTCCTAACTATTAGCAGTGATTACCCTTATGCTACCCATCCCATGTATTTATACAAAGGGGTCATAATAATCTTGTCTTTATATCACTATTAGCCCAGTTTCTGTTCTTGTAGACATCAGATTCTTAGACTTGTCTCTGTCCTTATACACATCACATTCTTACTGTGGTTAAATGTCTTTGGCTAAATGTTGGTCCCCAGTATCGCCAACCACTGTAGGCTCTGCGTCTGGGCCGGACAGATCATCCACAGACAAAGAGCTGGGTGAGGATCTCTTACAAGGCAGAGTACCAGGAGAGCACTGCTCACTATTCTCTCCATCCTTGTATGACTTCACACAAAGCTTGAGTCTGTCCTCCACTAGGCTGAATGGAGACCTACAGTGTCTCTCTGAGTCCTGGCTGGGGTAAGAACTGTACCACTGGGCTGTTTGCACAGTTCCAAGTTCTTCAGGTGCCCTTTGGGGCatgtcttgctgtctctcttgtAGTGGGTTGGCTTCTGATATACCAGGAGCATGTGGAGGTGGCTCCATGGGTCCTTTTAGAGAActtactttcttttcctctggtctGGATGCCCTTGTCTTCTTTTTGAGGGACCAGTTTTTCAAACTGGCCACACCATTTCTCAACCATGTGCTTGGGTGAAGAGTTACAGAATGTATTTGTGAATGCCATTCTACAGTATCCTTTTTCGTATAAGCCAGGCGGCTGCTGGCCTGCCCTGATGAGGGACCAGGAGTTGCAGAAATGAAGCTGGAATTGCTAAAATCAGAGGAAAgctcttcttgttttctttgagcTTGAAAAGTGCAATCTATTGGAGAGGAAGTTTCAGTGGGGGTAAACACAGAGTGTTCAGAAATCTGAGAAAAAGCACTGTCTTGGGAGCTCACTGACGAGCCAGATGGGGAAGTTCCTGGGGAGGACAGGCTGGAATAGCTAGTCCTTGGGCAGATGTTTAATCTTGGGGGTAAAGCCTTCTCAGTGTTTTGGTTTGTGCCACTACTCTTGCCCACCTCGATCCCCATGACCAAACTCTGATTAATGAGCTTTTGCCcctccatttgcaatgacttgtgCCGCTTGAGATAATCTTCTTCTCCATGCAAGAGACCAGCATCATAGCTAGTTTTATGTTGTTTCTTTGAATAAATTCCCCTGAGATAGGTCAGTTTGCAGTGCTGGTCatccatgttgggctctgagcaGCGCCGGTGCCTCCTTGAACCCTTGAGGGCATCTGCTGTGTTTGGTGGGGAGTATCCAGATGTATCTGCACCAAAGGGCTGGTTCCTGGGATGATCCTGTGAGGATATGTGACTATATGATGCCACAGAAATGGCCACTGGCTTGGATTTAGAAAAAAGTTTCACATGATTTCCTTCATTACCAGGTAAGCTTTtcttcttaacatttttattagtgGCATTTTTCTTGGTATCAGTGCCTACGACTAAACTCTGTTTAAAATAGGTCTTACCCTCTTCCTGGAGGGGTTGATTCTGCTTCAGATAATCCTCATCTTTTTGTGAGAGAATTGCATCACAGCTGGATTTGCGTAGCTTTTTCTGATAAAATTCCCTGAGATAGGAAAGCTTAGAATCTAGATAATCGATGCTGGGCTCTGAGCAGCGCCGGTGTCGCCTCAGGCTTTTCGGAACATCTGCTGCAGCTGTGGACAGGTAGCTGGGTGTGCTCATGCCAGATGGGGCCCTGGCATGATCGCGCAGTGGGACCTTTGCATACACTACTGCAATGTTCACTGGCTTGGATTCAAGAGGCTGTTCCATCTGAATGTCTTCATCTTTAGAACGGTCCAAGTCAAAGTCGCTCAGGGTTAAAAGGCCTTCCACCTCAGGCTGGTCGAGGTCATAGTCACTGAGGGTTAATACAGAGTCCATACTTCTGCTACCCTGACCAAGTTTCTTTACCAAGTCACTACAAGGAGCATCAACATCCTCATTTAGCTCATTTTCCAAGCTGTCATAGGAGGAGTCATTCAGTTGGAAGCAAGAGATATCTGTCAAAAAATCAAACCACAGTTAACATTTTTGCTTACCAAAAATACATgctgccttaaaaaaaacaatctatGGTActtagtttaattttctttttatggagaTTGTTCATATTCCTACTCTTAGAAAGGATCTTTTTCAGTCttcccagaataaaaaaaatatgttgatgtTATATACTGAATTTATCTCAGTTCCTGAAGAAATAGGCTTTCTTAATTAAGATCTCAAAGCAATAAGGACATGTTGTTAATACCAAGAAATGGTacaaaatataaaggaatgaatgcCAGGTATATGCAGGTTCATGACTGTGGGTGAGCACACATGGTTTGGTCTCGGAGGAATCATTTACTAACCCAAGCTCTTCAATGTTCACtactttatttaatctttacaacaaccatAAAAGTTAGACATTATGGTTACCcatatttatagatgaagataTTGATGTTCAGTGGCAAAAAtggttatatgcaactaatgaatcattgaacactataccaaaacctaatgatgtactatatgttggctaattgaatttaagtaaaaaaaaaaaaaaaaaaagaataattggtCAAAGATAACTAGTAATTGGTGGTCTGGGAATTCATATTCTGGAAGGTTGGATGGTTTCAAAATCCCCCCTGGCCCCACAGTACTAGTTGTTTCTAAACTGTTTCGCAGTAGGCTGAAATGTCTCGGGGGCCACtcgaaggagaagcagggagaagacCAAGCCTGCCTCTACCTCTTCAGGGACTTGTTACTCTAGTTTCAGCCACAGAAGTTTTCTACTATATATGTCAGGGATCCTTgtaaagctttatttaaaaaaaggttaaaaacataCCATATGATGCTTCTGGAAGTTTTGGACCTCATCTTACACATTTCTGAACCCCCACCACTGTGTTAACATGACCTGACCTATTAGCAGGTCATCCAAGGAGGAGCAGAAACCCTAGGCCCACGACTGAAGTCAGAGGTTTCCTTCACTGAGCTGCGGCAGGCCCCAGGACACTGTCCCAGCATTTTCACAGACACATGTCTGTTTCTCACAAAAACCAATCCAATTATCCACAATACCTGAGGCATTCTCTCTAGTATCACATCTCACTGAAACCTGTCCCAAGAGGGAAGTGATTTCTTCTCCAAATATCCTACAGCAATTTTCAATCAGAAATTGTATAAGCAGAGAAACCTGcacaaaaaaggacaaaaacaaagtGCTACTTTCCATATAGAATGTCTATAAAGCACATTTCATATATAAATCCTGATTTTACCATAAATGAAAAAGAATCCTGAGAAAAATTCAtgtctgctttaaaaatatacaaaacagttCCCCCTAAAAAACTATGATACTCGCAAGAGTAGTTTGGGtgtagaaattaattttaattggtGGACTAAAGTTTCTTATGGCCTTAGctcaatgttaacatttttttatacGAATGCTACATCTTTAAAATTAGGGTaacttggggcccctgggtgatgcagtcggttaagcatctgactcttgatttcggctcaggtcatgatctcagggtcgtgagactgagccccacattgtgctcctcactcagcatggagtctgcttaagattatctctctccctctgtccctccccctgctctctctctaaataaataaaaatttaaaaaaatgaaataaaattaggcTAACAAAGTATTCTCTATAGGGCATTTGGGGTAAAGAAATAAActttcttattaaaattcatGAAGTATCATTAGGTAAAGacttatgaaatatatttcatatataaaaggCAGTTGTCATAGTGTGGGAAGTGGGCATCCTCTGTGGGTTTCCTGTGAAGCAGGGAGACAGCTAGAGAGAAACTTGCATTTTGCCTCACTAGTCTCTACCTATGCGATTCCTTCCCTTAGGCTCCatggagaaggtgggggaggaggaaagatcTTACAAGGGAGCTCTGTGCCTCCACTGAGATGTAGTCGAACGTTTCCTTAGGTTCCTTGCCCCAGTAGCTGAGGCGAAGGAACAGGCAGAGTGTTGGGAGCCACAGGAACTAATATTCCTAAGCCCCTTATTAACTACCAGGCACTAGAGGGGTGGGATTTCAAGTAACTGCAGTATGAACTAGGTATCATCACCACCTcaattttttagatgaggaaactggatcAAGAGAACTAATTGTATCCAAGATTGTATAACTGGCAAATGGTGGGGCTGAGGAATGGCTTGTCTAAGTCCAAAGTCCTTTTTTATTAAATCATATCATCTGCTTTCTTATATAACTCTAAGGTTTAAGTCAGTCATAGTGTTTTGCCTCCTTGAAGGTAAAAGAGAAGTAACCCAACTGCTATCTCTGTTTTGCTCAAGAAATCACCTTTCTATAATCTAACAGGATAGGATAAAATACTCAGTACACTCAAATTTATAAGGAGGTGTATTTaagttatttaagaaaatatctttcagaATTAATATTAACCCTGAATTTGAGGTTCAAAATGGGAACTCAGTCACCCAgggcataaaaatgaaaaacttcattACCTTTTTTGTAAATTCATTTTCTAGTTCTGGGCTGGAGGAAGTAGGAGGCCAAAGAATGCTTGGAGCAATACACACCGCTAAATTAAATGCAGTCATCTGATTGGATAAGGAATGCTGCTCAATGTTGTGTAATATCCCAAAAAGATACCTTAGGAGAACAACATTGGCTCTCGGAAGCTGGTCTAATAGCCTAAAGACAGAAAAATGCACTCTTTAAGAAAGACATTTCATAAAAAACTTGTGTAGATAAGCAACCCTTGCTTTTCATGGGGAAACATGCCAAGCAAGAACACAGTTCAGATATGCAAGAGTTTCAGTTAATATGGTACATGCAAAGTAGGGACTGCCTAtacagaaagaatgaatatatgtactggggatttattcatttattttgtacacTGTCTTCACAACCCAATGAAGATGCAAAAGAATGCAGAAAAAtggcttgtaaaaaaaaaaatgctgcctgCCTGAAATACTGACCTGAAATTAGTGCAGTGTGTTTTAATTTAGGCAAATCCTATAACATTTCAGAATATTCTCAACCAAGACCCCCCCAAAAAGCTTTTTGATGAAATTAAACAACAATTAAATTTTAGTGGTTCCATATTTCTAAGTAGCAATACAGAAATTCTGTCTCTTGGTTGAGAACCCAAACCTTAACTATTAAGACTTTCAGGTCCATTCTGACAGCTTCTATTCTGCTCTACCAGCTTCCAATGTCAGTTTTGtcccaaatttctttttctcactggTATCACTTTCACATATAAGTCAAACTTATAATAGTACATTTCCTACTGTTCCTGTTTTGTAATTGATAagggattttaaaattattcattgaaAATTATATTGACTACCATCCAGAAAAAAGACATAGATGTtgatattcatgtttttttttttttttttcaacagaagtCTGCAACCTGGGAGGTAAAATAAGGTAATGTGACTCTTCCTGCATAAATAGCACAGAGGCCTTCCTTCAGTGTGATGGACTGACACTGAGTATAGTTTTGTAAGGACAAgttataaaagatattaaaataaaccaAGAGATTCCTGAGTGTATTCAATGGAAAGTAAGGTGCTGTCTAGAATACCCTTCTGGGTTATCTGATTTCATAGGGGCCCTATGCCtttgagctattttacaactctgtaaattgTAGACTTAAGACAGCACTGCATCTAACACTTGTCTGTAGACTTGAAAATTCTGTCTGGTGGAGAGACATGATTTATTTGCTCCCTCTTCATGCTCCAGTAGAAAAAGCCAGTTTTGTATCTACGTGtaaattcatttcagcatttCTGATACAACTATGTAAGTTGCAGTAGTTTGACATCTTCGAACTGATGGTAACATCTAACTGGTTCTCTcattaattaaagatttaaataaaaattttcacatgtgttcattttatatttgtagagtcttaattttccttttttttttttttttttaagtcaaccTTTAACAGTTTGTAGGATACACAGTTTTAGACAATGAGCAACAACGCAGAGAAGCTGATGGTCATTATCTCTGCTTGGCTTCCACCGAACCATAATGGAAGCATAGATAGTATGTGTGATGTGGCTTTGATTTCTGGTGTCTTTAACAGCTGTACTAAGTTCTACTGATATAAAAGGTATCTATCAGTAGCAGTGTATAGATAATaattcatatttgaaagttgctcaAGAAAAAAACTGTACTAAACAAGCATATGCAGATAAATGATATTAGGATTCTTGGGTTTTTACAGAACTGGGAGTATTGCATTTTGTTAATGGACACTTCTTTCCAGTTCTCTTATAATGCAGGAAACATTCAGGAATATGGGTGGTGAGTTCTGCCAGCAAGCTCCCTTTGCCTGAGAACAGACAATGCATTCTTTGTGATAAGACGGAGGCTTTGCAACTCACTTTTCAATACTTAACTCTCTGCAGTACCTTCCTCCATATCTCTTTGGTAGCACTGATTATGCTACACTGTAATTCTTGGTTTATCTATCTACTCTACTAGGACTGCGAGTTCCTTGAGGAGAGGGAATTTTCTCTGTATGAATTCAGTTGCTGAATGAGGTATACAAGGAGCTGTCTGGTTAGTTTTTACCAAAATTAAGATCATAAATTATAGAATGAGTATATGATATTAGTTATTAGTTTAATGGGTTTCAGCTCCTATCAGATTCAGATATAGAGAAGGTGTACAATGGTCAAGTATTCTATGTTAATAAGATTagggaaaaacaataataacaatgatagCAGCTAGCATAAACCTGGTCCTCATGGACCATCATTACTTGAATTGATaaacttacaaaatatatttttttaaagtatttttgagATGTGACTAAATTAGAATAATTACCTttgaattgtatttattttctcttcatcattTCCTTGATCCATGACACAGACCCAGTGATCATAGAGATCTGATGAAAAAATACTTCCTGGAATATTTCGTAGAAAATCCTTACAcagaagggaaataaatattttaagtcattaTTTTCATGCTAAATATGTACTGGGCAAATCAAAAAGCAAGCATTCCGTTGAAAAGTTAAGTCTTCCCTTCTTTGGAGTACATGGAGCTCTGTGCCAACTCTCCACGGTCGTGCGCACATAGAAACAcaggctttgatttttttctaacaaaaacCAGATGGAAATTGGAGTCTGGACGATAGTGGGAAAGATAAGGACAACCTGTTCGGGCTGCAGTCTCATCTGTGTACGTTTTAGCCAACTACTACTACATGACAGGGTCTGGCAAACCATCCtgagtcctttttcttttccgcTCTCAAATCACCAGTTCAAAGAAATGCACTAAGATGTTTGTGAGGTTCCTAATGTGGTAGTCAGTCATGTGATCATTCTACACATATTTGCTccaatgtgccaggtactgtttgAGGGGCTGAGGACAGAGAAGTGAGTAAAACAAAGTCCCTGTTATTTTGGAACTTTATATTCCAGTGGCATTGGTGAACAACTCCATCCAGAGGCACTCGGAGTTTCTCCTGGCATTCCCCTCATATGTTTGGAGATGGGGGAGGAAGCATTC from Zalophus californianus isolate mZalCal1 chromosome 11, mZalCal1.pri.v2, whole genome shotgun sequence harbors:
- the ARHGAP20 gene encoding rho GTPase-activating protein 20 isoform X4 — encoded protein: MEAMSPQQETLGGQPGRSSSLTGVSRIAGGPGTKKKMKTLAERRRSAPSLILDKALQKRPSTKESPAASVDTCTFLSSFVCSSRTLLIDGRVELKRGLQRQERHLFLFNDLFVVAKIKYNNNFKIKNKIKLSDMWTASCVDEVGEGHTNAVKSFVLGWPTVNFVATFSSPEQKDKWLSLLQRYINLEKEKDYPKTIPLKIFAKDIGNCAYSKTITVTNSDTANEVINMSLPMLGITGSERDYQLWVNSGKEEAPYPLIDSGQKTFKRRRSIINWAFWRGSSTHLDNLPVSPTSPMPGQLFGVSLPDICENDNLPKPVLDMLFFLNQKGPLTKGIFRQSANVKSCRELKEKLNSGVEVHLDCESVFVIASVLKDFLRNIPGSIFSSDLYDHWVCVMDQGNDEEKINTIQRLLDQLPRANVVLLRYLFGILHNIEQHSLSNQMTAFNLAVCIAPSILWPPTSSSPELENEFTKKVSLLIQFLIENCCRIFGEEITSLLGQVSVRCDTRENASDISCFQLNDSSYDSLENELNEDVDAPCSDLVKKLGQGSRSMDSVLTLSDYDLDQPEVEGLLTLSDFDLDRSKDEDIQMEQPLESKPVNIAVVYAKVPLRDHARAPSGMSTPSYLSTAAADVPKSLRRHRRCSEPSIDYLDSKLSYLREFYQKKLRKSSCDAILSQKDEDYLKQNQPLQEEGKTYFKQSLVVGTDTKKNATNKNVKKKSLPGNEGNHVKLFSKSKPVAISVASYSHISSQDHPRNQPFGADTSGYSPPNTADALKGSRRHRRCSEPNMDDQHCKLTYLRGIYSKKQHKTSYDAGLLHGEEDYLKRHKSLQMEGQKLINQSLVMGIEVGKSSGTNQNTEKALPPRLNICPRTSYSSLSSPGTSPSGSSVSSQDSAFSQISEHSVFTPTETSSPIDCTFQAQRKQEELSSDFSNSSFISATPGPSSGQASSRLAYTKKDTVEWHSQIHSVTLHPSTWLRNGVASLKNWSLKKKTRASRPEEKKVSSLKGPMEPPPHAPGISEANPLQERQQDMPQRAPEELGTVQTAQWYSSYPSQDSERHCRSPFSLVEDRLKLCVKSYKDGENSEQCSPGTLPCKRSSPSSLSVDDLSGPDAEPTVVGDTGDQHLAKDI
- the ARHGAP20 gene encoding rho GTPase-activating protein 20 isoform X5, yielding MALSPSESKTITVTNSDTANEVINMSLPMLGITGSERDYQLWVNSGKEEAPYPLIGHEYPYGIKMSHLRDTLLLAQGSKDTSMPSTLQESFLMEQLPREMQCQFILKPSRLAAAPQLSDSGQKTFKRRRSIINWAFWRGSSTHLDNLPVSPTSPMPGQLFGVSLPDICENDNLPKPVLDMLFFLNQKGPLTKGIFRQSANVKSCRELKEKLNSGVEVHLDCESVFVIASVLKDFLRNIPGSIFSSDLYDHWVCVMDQGNDEEKINTIQRLLDQLPRANVVLLRYLFGILHNIEQHSLSNQMTAFNLAVCIAPSILWPPTSSSPELENEFTKKVSLLIQFLIENCCRIFGEEITSLLGQVSVRCDTRENASDISCFQLNDSSYDSLENELNEDVDAPCSDLVKKLGQGSRSMDSVLTLSDYDLDQPEVEGLLTLSDFDLDRSKDEDIQMEQPLESKPVNIAVVYAKVPLRDHARAPSGMSTPSYLSTAAADVPKSLRRHRRCSEPSIDYLDSKLSYLREFYQKKLRKSSCDAILSQKDEDYLKQNQPLQEEGKTYFKQSLVVGTDTKKNATNKNVKKKSLPGNEGNHVKLFSKSKPVAISVASYSHISSQDHPRNQPFGADTSGYSPPNTADALKGSRRHRRCSEPNMDDQHCKLTYLRGIYSKKQHKTSYDAGLLHGEEDYLKRHKSLQMEGQKLINQSLVMGIEVGKSSGTNQNTEKALPPRLNICPRTSYSSLSSPGTSPSGSSVSSQDSAFSQISEHSVFTPTETSSPIDCTFQAQRKQEELSSDFSNSSFISATPGPSSGQASSRLAYTKKDTVEWHSQIHSVTLHPSTWLRNGVASLKNWSLKKKTRASRPEEKKVSSLKGPMEPPPHAPGISEANPLQERQQDMPQRAPEELGTVQTAQWYSSYPSQDSERHCRSPFSLVEDRLKLCVKSYKDGENSEQCSPGTLPCKRSSPSSLSVDDLSGPDAEPTVVGDTGDQHLAKDI
- the ARHGAP20 gene encoding rho GTPase-activating protein 20 isoform X3 — translated: MKTLAERRRSAPSLILDKALQKRPSTKESPAASVDTCTFLSSFVCSSRTLLIDGRVELKRGLQRQERHLFLFNDLFVVAKIKYNNNFKIKNKIKLSDMWTASCVDEVGEGHTNAVKSFVLGWPTVNFVATFSSPEQKDKWLSLLQRYINLEKEKDYPKTIPLKIFAKDIGNCAYSKTITVTNSDTANEVINMSLPMLGITGSERDYQLWVNSGKEEAPYPLIGHEYPYGIKMSHLRDTLLLAQGSKDTSMPSTLQESFLMEQLPREMQCQFILKPSRLAAAPQLSDSGQKTFKRRRSIINWAFWRGSSTHLDNLPVSPTSPMPGQLFGVSLPDICENDNLPKPVLDMLFFLNQKGPLTKGIFRQSANVKSCRELKEKLNSGVEVHLDCESVFVIASVLKDFLRNIPGSIFSSDLYDHWVCVMDQGNDEEKINTIQRLLDQLPRANVVLLRYLFGILHNIEQHSLSNQMTAFNLAVCIAPSILWPPTSSSPELENEFTKKVSLLIQFLIENCCRIFGEEITSLLGQVSVRCDTRENASDISCFQLNDSSYDSLENELNEDVDAPCSDLVKKLGQGSRSMDSVLTLSDYDLDQPEVEGLLTLSDFDLDRSKDEDIQMEQPLESKPVNIAVVYAKVPLRDHARAPSGMSTPSYLSTAAADVPKSLRRHRRCSEPSIDYLDSKLSYLREFYQKKLRKSSCDAILSQKDEDYLKQNQPLQEEGKTYFKQSLVVGTDTKKNATNKNVKKKSLPGNEGNHVKLFSKSKPVAISVASYSHISSQDHPRNQPFGADTSGYSPPNTADALKGSRRHRRCSEPNMDDQHCKLTYLRGIYSKKQHKTSYDAGLLHGEEDYLKRHKSLQMEGQKLINQSLVMGIEVGKSSGTNQNTEKALPPRLNICPRTSYSSLSSPGTSPSGSSVSSQDSAFSQISEHSVFTPTETSSPIDCTFQAQRKQEELSSDFSNSSFISATPGPSSGQASSRLAYTKKDTVEWHSQIHSVTLHPSTWLRNGVASLKNWSLKKKTRASRPEEKKVSSLKGPMEPPPHAPGISEANPLQERQQDMPQRAPEELGTVQTAQWYSSYPSQDSERHCRSPFSLVEDRLKLCVKSYKDGENSEQCSPGTLPCKRSSPSSLSVDDLSGPDAEPTVVGDTGDQHLAKDI
- the ARHGAP20 gene encoding rho GTPase-activating protein 20 isoform X2; its protein translation is MEAMSPQQETLGGQPGRSSSLTGVSRIAGGPGTKKKMKTLAERRRSAPSLILDKALQKRPSTKTLLIDGRVELKRGLQRQERHLFLFNDLFVVAKIKYNNNFKIKNKIKLSDMWTASCVDEVGEGHTNAVKSFVLGWPTVNFVATFSSPEQKDKWLSLLQRYINLEKEKDYPKTIPLKIFAKDIGNCAYSKTITVTNSDTANEVINMSLPMLGITGSERDYQLWVNSGKEEAPYPLIGHEYPYGIKMSHLRDTLLLAQGSKDTSMPSTLQESFLMEQLPREMQCQFILKPSRLAAAPQLSDSGQKTFKRRRSIINWAFWRGSSTHLDNLPVSPTSPMPGQLFGVSLPDICENDNLPKPVLDMLFFLNQKGPLTKGIFRQSANVKSCRELKEKLNSGVEVHLDCESVFVIASVLKDFLRNIPGSIFSSDLYDHWVCVMDQGNDEEKINTIQRLLDQLPRANVVLLRYLFGILHNIEQHSLSNQMTAFNLAVCIAPSILWPPTSSSPELENEFTKKVSLLIQFLIENCCRIFGEEITSLLGQVSVRCDTRENASDISCFQLNDSSYDSLENELNEDVDAPCSDLVKKLGQGSRSMDSVLTLSDYDLDQPEVEGLLTLSDFDLDRSKDEDIQMEQPLESKPVNIAVVYAKVPLRDHARAPSGMSTPSYLSTAAADVPKSLRRHRRCSEPSIDYLDSKLSYLREFYQKKLRKSSCDAILSQKDEDYLKQNQPLQEEGKTYFKQSLVVGTDTKKNATNKNVKKKSLPGNEGNHVKLFSKSKPVAISVASYSHISSQDHPRNQPFGADTSGYSPPNTADALKGSRRHRRCSEPNMDDQHCKLTYLRGIYSKKQHKTSYDAGLLHGEEDYLKRHKSLQMEGQKLINQSLVMGIEVGKSSGTNQNTEKALPPRLNICPRTSYSSLSSPGTSPSGSSVSSQDSAFSQISEHSVFTPTETSSPIDCTFQAQRKQEELSSDFSNSSFISATPGPSSGQASSRLAYTKKDTVEWHSQIHSVTLHPSTWLRNGVASLKNWSLKKKTRASRPEEKKVSSLKGPMEPPPHAPGISEANPLQERQQDMPQRAPEELGTVQTAQWYSSYPSQDSERHCRSPFSLVEDRLKLCVKSYKDGENSEQCSPGTLPCKRSSPSSLSVDDLSGPDAEPTVVGDTGDQHLAKDI